A region of the Fusobacteria bacterium ZRK30 genome:
ATTTGAAGTCCCACACAACAAAATAGATGAACATAATAGTGAAAAAACTATAAAATTAATTGATGATCTCATGTATAAGGCTAAGGAATGTGGCAAAAACTGTATAATTACCCCAACCAAAATTCATAACAAACTCTTGTAGTTAACTACTTCATTCTAACCCTTAAATATACCCACTAATTTTTTCAACTCCTCAAAAATTAAAAATCATAAAATAACCTCTTATTCTTAACTTCAACACCTTTTAGCCTTACCAAAAATAAATATATTTAGTATTTTATGAAATATATGGTATAATAATAGGTAGCATTTGGCAAATATAGTGGCGTATTTTGAATTTAACGAGGAGATAACAATGAGTAAAGTAACAATAAACAATGAAATAATGGAAGAGGTAACACCTAAACAATCAATAATCAAGATGGGAAAAAGACAAAAATTAACTGTTAATAACATCTCAACTATCGGAGCTTACCTTGATGCTGAAACTGGAAACACAGATGACAATGTCTTGTTGCCAAACAATCAGATAGAAGGAAAAAACATCCAAGAGGGAGACGTTGTAGACGTATTCATATATAGAGATTCTGAAGATAGATTAATAGCTACATTTGAAGCTAGTTTCGCTGTAGCTGGAACCATGGCAAAGTTGAAAGTTGTAGACATAGCTCCATTCGGTGCATTTTTAGATTGGGGATTATCTAAAGACCTTCTTTTACCAAAGGGTCAGGAGGAATGCAGAGTAGAGATCGGAAAAACTTATTTAGTAGGATTATTCGAGGATAAAAAAGGCAGAGTTTCTGCTACTATGAACGTATATAAGTTCTTATTACCTAACTTTGACTTAGAAAAAAATGAATTGGTAGTAGGTACAGTATATAGAGTAGTTCCTGAGATCGGTATATTTGTAGCTATAGAAGATAGATATTACGGACTTATTCCTAACAACGAATTCTTTGGTAACTATAAAGTAGGAGATGAAATAGAAGCTCGTGTAATCAGAACTAGAGAAGATGGAAAAGTTGACCTTAGTCCTAGATTACTGGCTCATGTACAGATGGATAAGGACGCTTCTATGATCTTAGAGAGTATTCAGACTAACTACCATAAAAAATTAACTATCAGTGATAAGAGTTCTCCTGAAGATATCAAAAGAGAATTTGGACTCAGTAAAAAAGCTTTTAAAAGAGCTATCGGTGGACTATTAAAAAACAGACTTATTGAAAAAACTGAAGCTGGTTTCAAATTAACTGAAGCTGGAAAAAACCATAAGTAAGGTATAAAAAAGGGAAAACTGTAATTCAGTTTTCCCCTTTTTTATACCTTACTTATTTCTAACCTTTATTCTCCCCTTAACATCCCTTCAATTTCATCTAAAATTTCAAAAGGATGTTTAAGTTTTTCTAGTTTTTCCTCATTGGTGTGTCCAAATAGATCATGATAACCAAGAGAATCACTTAATTTCACTACTCTGGCATCCAGACTGGCTCTTAAATCCGAAAGTTCTATCTTTTCCAAATCTTTTCCCTTGTTAGTAGCGTATAAAAATATCCTGTCATCCTGATCCAAAAACGCTCTTTTTATATACTGTACAGATTCATCCATAAACTTTTTTTCTACTATAAGTTCTTTTTTTATTAGATGCATTTTCTCCCCCTACACTTGTATTCTCTACCTTTATATGTAATAATTTTATTTTTGCTCTTAATATAATTGATTATTAGAATGATATAAATTATACCATCTGAACTACCATAAGACAAATGAAAAAGAGCGTTTTCAAACATTGATGTTATCAGAACAATCTTATTTTTTCCTAACCGGCTCCTGCCTTTCCTCATCTTTTAAAAGTGAAAAATTTATATGACAATATCCACTTGGATTTTTCTCTAAATATTCCTGATGGAACTTCTCAGCATCATGAAACTCATCTAATCTCTCTACCTCTACAACTATAGCCTTTGAATAACTGTTCCTCTGATCTTCTATATATTGTTCTATAGCTTCTCTGTCTTCTAACTCCATATAATATATCCCCGTTCTATACTGGGTACCGATATCTCCCCCTTGTTTATTCAATGAAGTAGGATCTATTATTCTAAACAGATGATTTAATATCATCCTTAATGGTAATATCTTTTCATCATACTCCAAATAACATGCCTCTACATGCCCTGTTTTCCCAGTACAGACCTCCTCATAGGTAACCTCTTTCGTTATTCCATTGGCATAACCTGATTTAGTAGCCAAGATTCCCTTTACTCTTTTAAAGTAAGCTTCTACACCCCAAAAACATCCACCTGCCAACACTATTTTCTTCATCAAAATCACCTCCTAATATAAGATATACCACAAATTTCATATAATAAAAACCTCCCATCTATACAACAGTATAGTTAGGAGGTAATAATTTTTATATATTTGATATTTTTTTACAAGTTCTAACTAATTGGGCAGTGTAAGACATCTCATTGTCGTACCAAGCCAAAACTTTTATTATCTGATGCCCGTCTACTGTCATAACAGTTGTACACTGTGCATCAAACAAAGATCCATAGTGCATCCCTATGCAATCTGAAGAAACGATGGGATCCTCTGTATATCCCAATGTTTCGTTAGCGGCTTCCTTCATCGCTCTATTAATATCCTCTGCTTCAACAGTCTTTTTTAGTCTAACCATCAGGTCTACACAAGAACCTGTTACAGCAGGAACTCTTATGGCTGCCCCTCCTAATTTTCCATCCAGATGTGGAATTACTTTACCTAAAGCTGTTGCTGCTCCTGTTGTTGTAGGAACCATATTTCCTGCTGCTGTTCTACCTCTTCTTGAGTGGATTCCTTTTTTGTGAGATCCATCCAGGGTATTTTGATCGTTTGTAAAGGCATGAACCGTTGTCATATATCCTCTGATTACTCCAAATTCATCATCTAAAACTTTTACAATTGGAGCTAAACAGTTTGTTGTACAAGATGCTCCCGATATTATCGTTTCGCTTCCATCTAAGATATCATCGTTTACATTATATACAACTGTTTTCATATCTCCAGAAGCTGGTGCTGATATAACTACTTTTTTTGCTCCTGCATCTATATGAGCCTGTGATTTTTCCTTTGAAGTATAAAATCCGCTACACTCTAAAACTACATCTACATCTAATTTTCCCCATGGTAAATTTACAGCTTCCCTTTCTGTGAATACAGCTACTTCTCTTCCATCTATCATTATATTGTTCTCAGTATGCTTTATTAAATCCTCTTTGAACCTTCCCTGAGCAGTATCATATTTTAATAGGTATGCCGCTGTCTCCGCCCCACTCATACTATTTATTGCCACTACTTCAAATTCGGGATTATCTTCCATCATTCTTAACGCTAACCTTCCAATTCTTCCAAAACCATTTATTGCTACTTTTACTGACATGCTTCCCCCTTGAGAATATATTAAAATTTTTCACATCTCAATATAACCCGTTTCCACCACAAAAGTCAACAAAAAGATGAAAAAAAGATCATTTTTTCATCTTTTTATGAGCAATTATTGTACACTTATATCGGAAAAATGATTTTTTGTTAAAAAAATTTGAAATTGTAGATTTCAAATAAAGAAAAGCCATCCTAACTGTAATAGTCACACACTTAGGAGGGCTTTTCTTTTATATTTTTTTAGGAAAGAAAAAACGAAAAAAATTTATTATTTTCATTTTATTATATTCATCAGACATAAGTTTCCTTAAAAATTTTTATTTTTTTCTTACATATCTTAATTTTTTGATCGATTTATATACTTAATTCTTCTATAAAATTTCCATATAATAAATATAGTATAAAATATATTTATATGTTATACTTATTAATGTGGATGTTATATTATACAAAAATATGTTTTAGTTCGTAAAAAAGATAGGATTTTTAATAAAAAAAACCTTCCTCAGTTAATAGATTGTACCTCTAATAACTGGGAAGGTTTAATTAAATTGAACTATGTCCAATCAACTTGTAGATTAGATTAAGCTGCTACTGAAACAGGCTTTCTAGAATCTCTTAATAATTTAATAGCTGTATATAATACTACTGCTATAACTACTTTAGTCAAGATTGCTATAGATAATCCTGTTACTAAGTAAGCAGCAACAGTTACTCCTATAACACCAAATATAATATTCATTAAAGTTGCTTTTCTATTGTAAGCTCCAGCTTTAATAAACTTTACACTTCCTGCCGGCATAAGGTATGCACAAGATCCCATCATAATCGGAAATGCTACTAAAGGACTTAAACCTAGAGCATATACTAAAGCCATACAAGGTGCATATAGACCTATTCCTAAAGTCATTAAAACTCCTAGTATAAAGTTTCCTACTACAGCTATAACTAATTTAATTCCAGTTAGTCCTACGGCTGTTCCTCCACCTTGGATTAATCCAAATTGTTGAGCGACCATTATACATACCACAATTATTAATGCTGATCCCATGTATAGCTGCACTTTTTTCTCATCTAATTTAGATACAAAACCTGCTCCAACTATAGCACCTAAAGTTGCTGCTACTAACATCGATATCAATGTTATCGGTTCAACTTCAACTTTTTTTATAAATATAAAAGCTTCTGCTATTACAGGAATAGTCATTGCTGTATTTAAAGTTCCTGGTAAAATTCTATCATGAACCAAGTTAAACTGCTTAAAAAGTGCCGTCATCGGTGCAAATCCACCAATACCTAAAGTATCAAAGAAATTTACCCCAAAACCTATTCCTGCATGTGCTGCTGTACTGCCTTCATCTACCCCAGCGTTATTCATTTTAAACTCTTTGTAATCTTTAGCAAAAACAACTAAATACCAAATAGCCATAATTCCTAAAATCCCCAGTAATATTTGTACCATAATTTTTTCCTCCTCTTTGATTTTATTTTATTTTGTTACTTTTTACTTCAGTGAGAATCCGTATTTCAATGGATCTGTTGGATCTACATATAAATGGTTTACTCCAGTAATGTATGCACTTGCTGTAATTTGTGGAGTTACATATTTTACTCCGTCTTTTTCAGAAGTTTCTAATATTTCACCGATAAATTTAGTTTCAATTATACTTTCATAAACAAATCTTTCCCCTTTTGCTAACTTTCCTTTTGTAAATAAAGTAGCCATCTT
Encoded here:
- a CDS encoding S1-like domain-containing RNA-binding protein: MIKMGKRQKLTVNNISTIGAYLDAETGNTDDNVLLPNNQIEGKNIQEGDVVDVFIYRDSEDRLIATFEASFAVAGTMAKLKVVDIAPFGAFLDWGLSKDLLLPKGQEECRVEIGKTYLVGLFEDKKGRVSATMNVYKFLLPNFDLEKNELVVGTVYRVVPEIGIFVAIEDRYYGLIPNNEFFGNYKVGDEIEARVIRTREDGKVDLSPRLLAHVQMDKDASMILESIQTNYHKKLTISDKSSPEDIKREFGLSKKAFKRAIGGLLKNRLIEKTEAGFKLTEAGKNHK
- a CDS encoding sulfite exporter TauE/SafE family protein yields the protein MVQILLGILGIMAIWYLVVFAKDYKEFKMNNAGVDEGSTAAHAGIGFGVNFFDTLGIGGFAPMTALFKQFNLVHDRILPGTLNTAMTIPVIAEAFIFIKKVEVEPITLISMLVAATLGAIVGAGFVSKLDEKKVQLYMGSALIIVVCIMVAQQFGLIQGGGTAVGLTGIKLVIAVVGNFILGVLMTLGIGLYAPCMALVYALGLSPLVAFPIMMGSCAYLMPAGSVKFIKAGAYNRKATLMNIIFGVIGVTVAAYLVTGLSIAILTKVVIAVVLYTAIKLLRDSRKPVSVAA
- the gap gene encoding type I glyceraldehyde-3-phosphate dehydrogenase → MSVKVAINGFGRIGRLALRMMEDNPEFEVVAINSMSGAETAAYLLKYDTAQGRFKEDLIKHTENNIMIDGREVAVFTEREAVNLPWGKLDVDVVLECSGFYTSKEKSQAHIDAGAKKVVISAPASGDMKTVVYNVNDDILDGSETIISGASCTTNCLAPIVKVLDDEFGVIRGYMTTVHAFTNDQNTLDGSHKKGIHSRRGRTAAGNMVPTTTGAATALGKVIPHLDGKLGGAAIRVPAVTGSCVDLMVRLKKTVEAEDINRAMKEAANETLGYTEDPIVSSDCIGMHYGSLFDAQCTTVMTVDGHQIIKVLAWYDNEMSYTAQLVRTCKKISNI
- the msrA gene encoding peptide-methionine (S)-S-oxide reductase MsrA, which gives rise to MKKIVLAGGCFWGVEAYFKRVKGILATKSGYANGITKEVTYEEVCTGKTGHVEACYLEYDEKILPLRMILNHLFRIIDPTSLNKQGGDIGTQYRTGIYYMELEDREAIEQYIEDQRNSYSKAIVVEVERLDEFHDAEKFHQEYLEKNPSGYCHINFSLLKDEERQEPVRKK